Proteins encoded together in one Xenopus laevis strain J_2021 chromosome 6L, Xenopus_laevis_v10.1, whole genome shotgun sequence window:
- the znf33a.L gene encoding oocyte zinc finger protein XlCOF15-like encodes MNSSNSQKKLTLVTQNYQCPKCGKEFSTKRCLKAHQIIHTGEKPFTCTECGRSFRQKYSLNKHQKIHTGEKPYACTECGKHFQIKGHLVIHQTIHTGVKLYECTECGKSFSQNSNLRNHYKIHTGEKPFSCSECGKSFRLKVDLTRHHTIHTGEKPFTCTECGRCFSTGNNFASHLRTHNREKPVTCTESRKQFSHKD; translated from the coding sequence ATGAACAGTTCAAACTCCCAGAAGAAACTTACTCTAGTGACTCAAAATTACCAATGCCCAaaatgtgggaaagaattctcGACAAAAAGATGCCTTAAAGCTCACCAGATCattcacaccggggagaaaccatttacgtgcacagaatgtgggagaAGTTTCAGGCAAAAGTATTCTCTTAATAAACACCAgaaaattcacacaggagagaaaccttatgcttgtacagaatgtgggaaacacTTCCAAATAAAGGGTCATCTAGTCATCCACCAGACCATTCACACAGGAGTAAAACTATAcgaatgtacagaatgtgggaaaagcttctCTCAAAACAGCAACCTCCGCAACCACTATAAAATCCACACGGGGGAAAAACCATTTTCTTgctcagaatgtgggaaaagttttcGTTTAAAGGTCGACCTCACCAGACATCACACAATTcatacaggggagaaaccattcacttgtacagaatgtgggagaTGCTTCTCTACAGGCAATAATTTTGCTTCGCACCTACGAACCCACAATCGAGAGAAACCGGTCACATGCACAGAGAGCCGGAAACAATTCAGCCATAAGGATTAG